The Paramisgurnus dabryanus chromosome 1, PD_genome_1.1, whole genome shotgun sequence genome includes a window with the following:
- the st6galnac1.2 gene encoding alpha-N-acetylgalactosaminide alpha-2,6-sialyltransferase 1.2 isoform X1, which translates to MLIARVFLALSVLTLILMFLFATLYSDTCALKANARQYILLLIEKSNVTDSMQRAVQADPTKSPVTKDAAKITFANTTLKSPVYFRTQSTLVPAMDKHNFTSMPQWEFEDLYRLDPQFKQSECITSLRNSSDPEFTKTFIPNIQLFLQSDHLNVSEWNRLYHFNNPFGYMGMNYTAIKAAVDTIPKLNSTQLLPVHTGTEDGCIRCAVVGTSGILNGSRQGAEIDSNHYVFRMNTAIIAGHEEDVGKRTSVYVHTAHSIISSLILQKKRGFKQIPTDEDIKYVLIPEGPRDYNFLESLMKNRKIPSGAYRGRTPRKYYSGHFNESSYYILHPDFLRYVRNRFLKAKRLQSKSWWIVRPTNGAFTLLLAMQTCDIVRVYGFITADYQKYPNYYYDTKHTKLVFFANHDYRLEMNTWKKLHDDKHIWLYLRKSDI; encoded by the exons ATGTTGATCGCGAGGGTTTTCTTGGCCTTATCGGTTTTAACTTTGATTCTTATGTTTCTTTTTGCTACACTTTACAGTGACACATGCGCTTTAAAGGCAAACGCACG ACAATATATCTTGCTTTTGATTGAGAAAAGCAATGTCACTGATTCAATGCAGAGAGCTGTGCAAGCAGATCCAACGAAGAGTCCTGTTACAAAGGATGCTGCTAAGATCACATTTGCAAACACTACACtaaaaagtcctgtttattttagGACACAATCTACCCTTGTGCCAGCTATGGACAAGCACAACTTTACATCAATGCCACAATGGGAATTTGAGGATCTCTATCGATTGGATCCACAGTTTAAACAGAGT GAATGCATAACGTCCTTGCGGAATTCCAGTGATCCAGAATTTACGAAGACATTTATTCCTAACATTCAGCTGTTTTTACAAAGTGATCATCTTAATGTTAGTGAGTGGAACCGGCTTTATCACTTCAACAACCCATTTGGCTATATGGGAATGAATTACACAG CCATTAAAGCAGCTGTTGACACCATCCCTAAACTTAATTCGACCCAGTTATTGCCAGTACACACAGGTACAGAAGATGGCTGTATTCGCTGTGCTGTTGTCGGGACATCAGGCATTCTTAATGGCTCCAGACAAGGAGCAGAGATCGACTCTAATCATTATGTGTTCAG gATGAATACAGCAATTATAGCAGGACACGAGGAGGATGTTGGGAAAAGGACGTCAGTTTATGTGCACACAGCACATTCAATAATCAGTTCCCTCATTTTACAGAAAAAGAGAGGCTTCAAACAAATTCCTACTGACGAG gatattaaatatgttttaatccCAGAGGGTCCAAGAGACTACAACTTTCTCGAGTCCCTGATGAAGAACAGAAAAATACCATCAGGAGCATATCGGGGAAGAAC GCCAAGGAAATATTATAGTGGGCATTTCAACGAAAGCTCCTACTACATCCTACACCCTGACTTCCTCAGATATGTGCGGAACAG GTTTCTTAAGGCAAAACGGTTACAAAGTAAAAGTTGGTGGATAGTCAGACCGACTAATGGAGCCTTTACTCTACTGTTGGCTATGCAAACGTGTGACATT GTGCGAGTCTATGGTTTCATCACAGCTGACTATCAGAAGTATCCAAACTACTACTATGATACTAAACACACCAAACTAGTGTTTTTTGCCAATCACGATTATCGCTTGGAAATGAACACTTGGAAGAAACTTCATGATGACAAACATATCTGGTTGTATCTGAGAAAATCTGATATCTAG
- the st6galnac1.2 gene encoding alpha-N-acetylgalactosaminide alpha-2,6-sialyltransferase 1.2 isoform X3 has product MQRAVQADPTKSPVTKDAAKITFANTTLKSPVYFRTQSTLVPAMDKHNFTSMPQWEFEDLYRLDPQFKQSECITSLRNSSDPEFTKTFIPNIQLFLQSDHLNVSEWNRLYHFNNPFGYMGMNYTAIKAAVDTIPKLNSTQLLPVHTGTEDGCIRCAVVGTSGILNGSRQGAEIDSNHYVFRMNTAIIAGHEEDVGKRTSVYVHTAHSIISSLILQKKRGFKQIPTDEDIKYVLIPEGPRDYNFLESLMKNRKIPSGAYRGRTPRKYYSGHFNESSYYILHPDFLRYVRNRFLKAKRLQSKSWWIVRPTNGAFTLLLAMQTCDIVRVYGFITADYQKYPNYYYDTKHTKLVFFANHDYRLEMNTWKKLHDDKHIWLYLRKSDI; this is encoded by the exons ATGCAGAGAGCTGTGCAAGCAGATCCAACGAAGAGTCCTGTTACAAAGGATGCTGCTAAGATCACATTTGCAAACACTACACtaaaaagtcctgtttattttagGACACAATCTACCCTTGTGCCAGCTATGGACAAGCACAACTTTACATCAATGCCACAATGGGAATTTGAGGATCTCTATCGATTGGATCCACAGTTTAAACAGAGT GAATGCATAACGTCCTTGCGGAATTCCAGTGATCCAGAATTTACGAAGACATTTATTCCTAACATTCAGCTGTTTTTACAAAGTGATCATCTTAATGTTAGTGAGTGGAACCGGCTTTATCACTTCAACAACCCATTTGGCTATATGGGAATGAATTACACAG CCATTAAAGCAGCTGTTGACACCATCCCTAAACTTAATTCGACCCAGTTATTGCCAGTACACACAGGTACAGAAGATGGCTGTATTCGCTGTGCTGTTGTCGGGACATCAGGCATTCTTAATGGCTCCAGACAAGGAGCAGAGATCGACTCTAATCATTATGTGTTCAG gATGAATACAGCAATTATAGCAGGACACGAGGAGGATGTTGGGAAAAGGACGTCAGTTTATGTGCACACAGCACATTCAATAATCAGTTCCCTCATTTTACAGAAAAAGAGAGGCTTCAAACAAATTCCTACTGACGAG gatattaaatatgttttaatccCAGAGGGTCCAAGAGACTACAACTTTCTCGAGTCCCTGATGAAGAACAGAAAAATACCATCAGGAGCATATCGGGGAAGAAC GCCAAGGAAATATTATAGTGGGCATTTCAACGAAAGCTCCTACTACATCCTACACCCTGACTTCCTCAGATATGTGCGGAACAG GTTTCTTAAGGCAAAACGGTTACAAAGTAAAAGTTGGTGGATAGTCAGACCGACTAATGGAGCCTTTACTCTACTGTTGGCTATGCAAACGTGTGACATT GTGCGAGTCTATGGTTTCATCACAGCTGACTATCAGAAGTATCCAAACTACTACTATGATACTAAACACACCAAACTAGTGTTTTTTGCCAATCACGATTATCGCTTGGAAATGAACACTTGGAAGAAACTTCATGATGACAAACATATCTGGTTGTATCTGAGAAAATCTGATATCTAG
- the st6galnac1.2 gene encoding alpha-N-acetylgalactosaminide alpha-2,6-sialyltransferase 1.2 isoform X2 encodes MLIARVFLALSVLTLILMFLFATLYSDTCALKANARTQSTLVPAMDKHNFTSMPQWEFEDLYRLDPQFKQSECITSLRNSSDPEFTKTFIPNIQLFLQSDHLNVSEWNRLYHFNNPFGYMGMNYTAIKAAVDTIPKLNSTQLLPVHTGTEDGCIRCAVVGTSGILNGSRQGAEIDSNHYVFRMNTAIIAGHEEDVGKRTSVYVHTAHSIISSLILQKKRGFKQIPTDEDIKYVLIPEGPRDYNFLESLMKNRKIPSGAYRGRTPRKYYSGHFNESSYYILHPDFLRYVRNRFLKAKRLQSKSWWIVRPTNGAFTLLLAMQTCDIVRVYGFITADYQKYPNYYYDTKHTKLVFFANHDYRLEMNTWKKLHDDKHIWLYLRKSDI; translated from the exons ATGTTGATCGCGAGGGTTTTCTTGGCCTTATCGGTTTTAACTTTGATTCTTATGTTTCTTTTTGCTACACTTTACAGTGACACATGCGCTTTAAAGGCAAACGCACG GACACAATCTACCCTTGTGCCAGCTATGGACAAGCACAACTTTACATCAATGCCACAATGGGAATTTGAGGATCTCTATCGATTGGATCCACAGTTTAAACAGAGT GAATGCATAACGTCCTTGCGGAATTCCAGTGATCCAGAATTTACGAAGACATTTATTCCTAACATTCAGCTGTTTTTACAAAGTGATCATCTTAATGTTAGTGAGTGGAACCGGCTTTATCACTTCAACAACCCATTTGGCTATATGGGAATGAATTACACAG CCATTAAAGCAGCTGTTGACACCATCCCTAAACTTAATTCGACCCAGTTATTGCCAGTACACACAGGTACAGAAGATGGCTGTATTCGCTGTGCTGTTGTCGGGACATCAGGCATTCTTAATGGCTCCAGACAAGGAGCAGAGATCGACTCTAATCATTATGTGTTCAG gATGAATACAGCAATTATAGCAGGACACGAGGAGGATGTTGGGAAAAGGACGTCAGTTTATGTGCACACAGCACATTCAATAATCAGTTCCCTCATTTTACAGAAAAAGAGAGGCTTCAAACAAATTCCTACTGACGAG gatattaaatatgttttaatccCAGAGGGTCCAAGAGACTACAACTTTCTCGAGTCCCTGATGAAGAACAGAAAAATACCATCAGGAGCATATCGGGGAAGAAC GCCAAGGAAATATTATAGTGGGCATTTCAACGAAAGCTCCTACTACATCCTACACCCTGACTTCCTCAGATATGTGCGGAACAG GTTTCTTAAGGCAAAACGGTTACAAAGTAAAAGTTGGTGGATAGTCAGACCGACTAATGGAGCCTTTACTCTACTGTTGGCTATGCAAACGTGTGACATT GTGCGAGTCTATGGTTTCATCACAGCTGACTATCAGAAGTATCCAAACTACTACTATGATACTAAACACACCAAACTAGTGTTTTTTGCCAATCACGATTATCGCTTGGAAATGAACACTTGGAAGAAACTTCATGATGACAAACATATCTGGTTGTATCTGAGAAAATCTGATATCTAG
- the st6galnac1.2 gene encoding alpha-N-acetylgalactosaminide alpha-2,6-sialyltransferase 1.2 isoform X4, whose product MDKHNFTSMPQWEFEDLYRLDPQFKQSECITSLRNSSDPEFTKTFIPNIQLFLQSDHLNVSEWNRLYHFNNPFGYMGMNYTAIKAAVDTIPKLNSTQLLPVHTGTEDGCIRCAVVGTSGILNGSRQGAEIDSNHYVFRMNTAIIAGHEEDVGKRTSVYVHTAHSIISSLILQKKRGFKQIPTDEDIKYVLIPEGPRDYNFLESLMKNRKIPSGAYRGRTPRKYYSGHFNESSYYILHPDFLRYVRNRFLKAKRLQSKSWWIVRPTNGAFTLLLAMQTCDIVRVYGFITADYQKYPNYYYDTKHTKLVFFANHDYRLEMNTWKKLHDDKHIWLYLRKSDI is encoded by the exons ATGGACAAGCACAACTTTACATCAATGCCACAATGGGAATTTGAGGATCTCTATCGATTGGATCCACAGTTTAAACAGAGT GAATGCATAACGTCCTTGCGGAATTCCAGTGATCCAGAATTTACGAAGACATTTATTCCTAACATTCAGCTGTTTTTACAAAGTGATCATCTTAATGTTAGTGAGTGGAACCGGCTTTATCACTTCAACAACCCATTTGGCTATATGGGAATGAATTACACAG CCATTAAAGCAGCTGTTGACACCATCCCTAAACTTAATTCGACCCAGTTATTGCCAGTACACACAGGTACAGAAGATGGCTGTATTCGCTGTGCTGTTGTCGGGACATCAGGCATTCTTAATGGCTCCAGACAAGGAGCAGAGATCGACTCTAATCATTATGTGTTCAG gATGAATACAGCAATTATAGCAGGACACGAGGAGGATGTTGGGAAAAGGACGTCAGTTTATGTGCACACAGCACATTCAATAATCAGTTCCCTCATTTTACAGAAAAAGAGAGGCTTCAAACAAATTCCTACTGACGAG gatattaaatatgttttaatccCAGAGGGTCCAAGAGACTACAACTTTCTCGAGTCCCTGATGAAGAACAGAAAAATACCATCAGGAGCATATCGGGGAAGAAC GCCAAGGAAATATTATAGTGGGCATTTCAACGAAAGCTCCTACTACATCCTACACCCTGACTTCCTCAGATATGTGCGGAACAG GTTTCTTAAGGCAAAACGGTTACAAAGTAAAAGTTGGTGGATAGTCAGACCGACTAATGGAGCCTTTACTCTACTGTTGGCTATGCAAACGTGTGACATT GTGCGAGTCTATGGTTTCATCACAGCTGACTATCAGAAGTATCCAAACTACTACTATGATACTAAACACACCAAACTAGTGTTTTTTGCCAATCACGATTATCGCTTGGAAATGAACACTTGGAAGAAACTTCATGATGACAAACATATCTGGTTGTATCTGAGAAAATCTGATATCTAG